In the genome of Deinococcus betulae, the window CCTGGTCGCGGCTGCGGCTGTCTTCCAAGCGGTAAAAGCGGTCAAACAGGCGCTCCAGCTGATCGGCGGGGATGCCAGGCCCGTTGTCCTGCACACTCAGGCGCACCTCGCCCGCCACCTGCGCGCTGCGCAGGGTAATCGTCTGGGCGCCGGCTTTCAGGGCGTTACTGACCAGGTTAATCATGACCTGCTTGAGGCGGTCGGGGTCACCCTCGAAGGTCACGTCCTCGCCCACGGCCGTCAGGGTGGTCTGCTGGGCCTGGGCCAGCGGCGCCAGTTCCCGCGTGATGTCCGAGAGAAACAGGGCGGCCAGGATCGGCTGACGGCTGAGCACCAGCGCGCCGCTGTCCGAACGGGCCAGTTGCAGCAGGCTGGCAATCAGGTTGGTCAGCCGCGCCGATTCACTTTGAATGATGCGCAGGCTCTCGGCCTGCTGCCCTGTGGGGTTGGTGCGCCGCAGCAGATACCCGGCGTGGCCGCTGATGGCCGTCACGGGCGTACGCAGCTCGTGGCTGGCGTCACTGGTAAAGCGGCGCTGCGCCTCGAAGCTGCCTTCCAGGCGGCCCAGCATGGCGTTCAGGGCGCGGGCCAGCGACTCGACCTCATCGCCTGTCGTGGGCACTGGCACCCGGTCAGTCAGGTTCTGACCGCCAATGCGCTCGGCGGCGCGCTGGACCCGGCGCAGAGGTTGAAGCGCCTGCCCCGCCAGGGCGTAGGCGCCCGTGCCCGCCGTGACCAGACCGACACCAAACAGCAGCAGCATGACGTTTTTCAGCTGGTCCAGCAGGTGCTGCACGGTGCTCAGGTTGCGGCCCACATAGACCAGACGCAGGCCCACCGCAGTCGCCGGGTCTTGCAACTTGGCCGGCTCCCCCACAGTCAGTTCCGGCGCCTGAAACGGCACGAGCAGCACCAGCAGCCGCATCAGGGTGGGCTGAACGTTGGCCGCCACTGCCACGGAGCGGTTCAGCGTCAGGCGGCCATCCGGCGAGTTGATCAGCCGTTCTAACTCTGCCTGCGACAGCTCGATGGGGCGTTGGGTGTCTACTGCCAGAGAACGGCGGGTGGCCTGGCGCAGGGCGTCGATGGACAGAAACAACTGGTCTTTCTGTTGAGGCGTATTCGCAGCGGCCAGTTCGTCCAGCAGCGACTGCTGGCTGTAAAAAGTCAGTTCCTCGACCGCCAGACTGTAGTTTGAAAAGGAATACCGGGTGGCCAACTTGGCCTCATCCAGCGGATTGACCTGAGAATCCAGCGGCAATCGGGGCGCGACCGGCACAAACTGCTCGTAGGTGGAGTTGAGGTCCCGGTCAATGCTGCCAATCAGGCTTACGCGCATTACATAGAGCGTGATGATGCCCACGGCAGTCAGCAAGAAAGTCAGCAGCGCCGTATAGAACAGCGTGAGCCGCCAGCGCAGGGTCACGGGCGACTCCGGGAAGAGGCGGCACTCATGTCAGGCAGTCTAGCGGCGCCGTTCGTGAGAGCAGGCCTCCAGGCCAACAGCGCCGGGAGACCGCAGCTGCCAGGCAATGTTTTACTCCTCGCGCAGCACATACCCCACGCCGCGCACCGTGTGAATCAGGCGGCGCTCGCCACCTTCTTCCAGCTTGCGGCGCAGATAGCCGATGTACACGTCCACCACGTTGCTGCCGCCTGTGTATTCCGGCCAGACTTTTTCCTCGATTTCAAAGCGCGAAAACACCTTGCCAGGGTTGCGGGCCAGCAGTTCCAGCAACTCAAATTCCTTGGCTGACAGTTCAACGCGCCGCCCACCCCGGAAGATTTCGCGGCCGTCCAGGTTCATCACCAGGTCGGCCACGCGCACCTCACCCGTCACGGCCGGGTTGACGCGCCTCAGGTGGGCACGAACGCGGGCCAGCAGCTCTTCAATGGAAAACGGCTTGATGAGATAATCATCGGCGCCAGAATCCAGACCCTCGACCTTGTCCTGAATACCGTCTTTGGCGGTCAGAATGATGATGGGTGTATTGCTCGTCTTGCGGATGCGGCGGGCCACTTCCAGGCCGTCCAGCACCGGCAGCATCAGGTCCAGAATCACCAGGTCGGGGTTGACCTCACGAAATTTAGACAGGCCTGTGACGCCGTCAAAGGCGACTTCAGTGGCGTAACCTTCGGCAGCCAATTCAAGTTCTATGAAGCGTGCAATGTCCTTCTCGTCCTCAATGACCAGTACCAGGGGCTTGCGTTCCATGCGGCCAGTCTAGGGAGCGCTCTCATGAGAAGCCCGCCCACGCGCTTAATCAACTTTCATGCGGCTTTCGTCGGCAGAAAGGTCCAGTAGGTGGTGCGCGCTGCACTGGGTACCAAAGCCAGCCAGCGCCAGCGGCGCGCAGGGCCAGGTGAGATGTTGGGGCAGGCGGCTGCTGACCCCATCGCAAATCAGGGTGTCGCCGGGGCGCGCGGCGTCACAGAGGCGCTTGGCGTAGTTGACAGGCAGACCGTAAGCACTGAGTTGCCCACCCACCATGCCCATCAACACCGGCCCAGCCGAGACCCCAGCACGAAGATGGAGTTGCACCCCCAGCTGACCAGCCAGATTCAGGCGGGAGGCGCGGCGGTGCGCGTCCTGTGCGGCGGCGCACGCCTGGCCAGCGTGCTGTGCAGGCCACCACGCCAGCACCGCGTCACCCTGATGCTGCAGCACCTGGCCCCCACGGGCCTCAAAACTCAGCAGCATCACCTGCACGAACTCCTGCATGAGAGCCATGTAATGGGACAGGGTCAGCTGCTGGGCCAGTGCGGTGCTGCCCACGAGGTCCACCAGCACGATACAGGCGGCGACAGTGTCGTCTTGGGGACCGGGGAGGGGCAGCAGGAGGTCAGGCATAAGAGAGCGGCCTTTATGATGCCTGAAGACAGGTCAGAAAGGAAGGTGAGATTGAATCAAAGTCGCGGGAACTCAGACATATAAAATCTCACAATGAGGCCACGTCCATTATAGCTAGACGGATGTAAAAAAGAAGGACTCTCAAAGCCTTCTCTCTGCTGCAGCCGACCGATTGACCAGTTCATAAAGAGTGCGAGGCCCACTACTACCGAAGGAAGATTGGTACCGAGATAATCCAGTCAGGACTCACCGTGCCGAGCGAGGACAGCGCCTTATAGAACTTAACAGGACGCTCGTAGCACGCTCTTGACGCAATGAACTCCCAACCTCAGGGCGGGCCCACGAGAAAGCCGTGCAGGGGTGGCAGGGTGCGGAAGGCCAGCCATTCGCCAGGTTGCGCGCTGATTGGTGTGTTAAGCGTGGCCAGCACCAGCGGCAGCCGGGCCTGGACCACCAGCACGCCGCGCTGGGCCCATAACACCTCGCCCTGTCCTTCCACAGCGGATACGCCCAGCACCTGCAAGCTCTCTGAGTGGGAGCTGGCCGGCAACACCTGGGTGTGATGTGGGTCCAGCACCCCATGCACCACAAGGTGCGCTGGCCCTGGGCGCGCGGCATA includes:
- a CDS encoding adenylate/guanylate cyclase domain-containing protein — its product is MPDLLLPLPGPQDDTVAACIVLVDLVGSTALAQQLTLSHYMALMQEFVQVMLLSFEARGGQVLQHQGDAVLAWWPAQHAGQACAAAQDAHRRASRLNLAGQLGVQLHLRAGVSAGPVLMGMVGGQLSAYGLPVNYAKRLCDAARPGDTLICDGVSSRLPQHLTWPCAPLALAGFGTQCSAHHLLDLSADESRMKVD
- a CDS encoding sensor histidine kinase; protein product: MTLRWRLTLFYTALLTFLLTAVGIITLYVMRVSLIGSIDRDLNSTYEQFVPVAPRLPLDSQVNPLDEAKLATRYSFSNYSLAVEELTFYSQQSLLDELAAANTPQQKDQLFLSIDALRQATRRSLAVDTQRPIELSQAELERLINSPDGRLTLNRSVAVAANVQPTLMRLLVLLVPFQAPELTVGEPAKLQDPATAVGLRLVYVGRNLSTVQHLLDQLKNVMLLLFGVGLVTAGTGAYALAGQALQPLRRVQRAAERIGGQNLTDRVPVPTTGDEVESLARALNAMLGRLEGSFEAQRRFTSDASHELRTPVTAISGHAGYLLRRTNPTGQQAESLRIIQSESARLTNLIASLLQLARSDSGALVLSRQPILAALFLSDITRELAPLAQAQQTTLTAVGEDVTFEGDPDRLKQVMINLVSNALKAGAQTITLRSAQVAGEVRLSVQDNGPGIPADQLERLFDRFYRLEDSRSRDQGGAGLGLSIARGIVDAHGGRIWLESEPGQGTTAHVQLPIGNVPVLDEDDVP
- a CDS encoding response regulator transcription factor: MERKPLVLVIEDEKDIARFIELELAAEGYATEVAFDGVTGLSKFREVNPDLVILDLMLPVLDGLEVARRIRKTSNTPIIILTAKDGIQDKVEGLDSGADDYLIKPFSIEELLARVRAHLRRVNPAVTGEVRVADLVMNLDGREIFRGGRRVELSAKEFELLELLARNPGKVFSRFEIEEKVWPEYTGGSNVVDVYIGYLRRKLEEGGERRLIHTVRGVGYVLREE